Part of the Oncorhynchus tshawytscha isolate Ot180627B linkage group LG23, Otsh_v2.0, whole genome shotgun sequence genome, TTGCCTGTTAGTCATTGAAAAACTTTTGCTTTCGTGTAAAGCTATCATTAGTGTTCTACAATTGAAAACATATATGAATATAGGGCACGGTTACATTTTGTTTTTAATCATTCCTTTCTGAGCCCTGTGCTATAGCAGTCTACACTGATGCCATCATGCCATTTCCCATTTGTTGTGCATCTACAGTAATGACATCATGGACTATGTGCTGGTGCGAGTCCCGCCCCCTCTGCCGGGATTGCCCCGCCCCCgtttctccctctacctctcctcccagcTCCAATATGGTGTCATCATCGTCTACCACCGCCAGTGTGGGATGCTCCTGGGTAAGAgtgaggggaaaggggaaggagagggggagtgagtaGGAAAAGAGAAGGTTGGAGAGAGGGATTATGCATGTAGGGGAGAATAGAAGGTGTGGAAAAGACAGTAGTGTGACAGTAGAgttatgacctctgacctgtagGGTGACAGGAGAgttatgacctctgacctgtagTGTGACATAAGAgttatgacctctgacctgtagTGTGACAGGAGAgttatgacctctgacctgtagGGTGATAGGAGAGTTATGACCTCTGACCTATAGGGTGACAGGAGAgttatgacctctgacctgtagTGTGACAGAAGAattatgacctctgacctgtagGGTGACAGGAGAGTTATGACCTCTGACTTGTAGGGTAACAGGAGAGTTATGACCCCGGACCTGTAGGGTGACAGGAGAgttatgacctctgacctgtagtgtgtgtgtttccagaggAGATCCAGCACATTCTGGACAGACTAGCCAAGACCAGAACCGCCCAGAAGATCGATGTGGATGAGTCTGATAGGTGGGTACAACAAAGCCAGTTTCTCAAGTCTCATGTTcttcctggtggagagagaggcatCTGGCGAGTCCACTGACACAAATGGCTGCCATGAAttaggatctctctctctcacgcagacacactctttctctccctgacgTGTTGTCTCTCCTGGAGGAAAGTGAGTGGGCAGCGAACCCCTTCTTTGGAGAAATACATTCTGGGTACACCATGCCCAGCCCTAACACACTAATACAGGTACATCGGACAGTGTCTcaaatgactgtgtgtgtgtgtgtgtgtgtgttctattgaCACATCTTGTCTTTCTCTAATCTCTTGTTCCTCTTGTCTGTCAGCTGGGTGGAGAGTTTAGGAGAGAAGCCACTCCTGAGCGCCCCCTGCTTCTGAGTCCAGGTACTCCCCCTCAGGAcggtgagagaggagggtgggggagtTTACTACATTAAGGGGAGTGGAGAAAAGGAAGAGTGGTCATGAGTTAAATGGTAATCCATTGTGTTTCCTTTATTGTTGTTTATGGTTTTATCCCTCGTTCATTCCCAGGTatcacagcgtctccagactccaTCACTCTGATAGAGACTGAACCCGTCACCATCCCCTCAGCAGAGGTACGCCTGTCAATCAGAACAGCTGTCAATCAAACTAACTTTCCAATCaaaccatctctctctattcctaaCTCTCTCGCTGGCAGTTTGAAGGGGCGGAGCTCACTGAGGTCACACATCAAAACATGGGGATGATTGACTTGCTAATGGACCAATTAGATCACTTCCCAGAGGGTGAGTGACAGGTAAATGATCCTCTGTCCCTGCCCCCTATACACAGGGCAGAGTTAAAAATGAGTATGTGTTTCaggagagatggaggcagagcgagagaggggcccagagagagaagagagggagagagaaggagaatctGTGGGAGAAGGGgacttggagagagagggagaaagtgaacAAGAAGTAGAAAGAGCAGAagcgatagagaggaggagagatgtcaTTGGATCCCTTATTGGGTAGGTTAATATaaactgacacagacacacacactcactcacacacacacagtaactttGGTTCCCGCTGTCTCCTCTGTCAGACTGCCGTATACCACCCTATCCAGCGAGGACCCCACTGTGCTGCCTGGCGAGGAGACAGAGCTGCCCATGGAGATGCCTGCCGCACTCGCAGAGGAGAGGACACCAGTGTCTGTCCCTCTGCCCCCTTCCACACCCAGTGAACCAGAGGAGCGAGGGAtggctagagagagggggagatggagagatagccCCACCCTACAGGATGTTACTCCCCCAGTGAAGCAACCTCGTAGGAGGCAGCTGCTCTTCATCGACCAGGAAACACAGATATCCCAGGAGGCACTGCAGCAACAGATAGACAACACTCTCATACAGACCAGGCCCCTggtacacccccacacacacacacacacatttggacTATACACTCAAAACTGTAATAATTAACAAAGTATTCATAAACAAGTCAATCAATTAGTGAAAGTGTGAGAGTAagtaagatgtgtgtgtgttccaggttgTAATCAATGGTCCCTCTAAGAGAACAGTGTCTCCAGTTGATCTCCTTGGTAACCCATGCACCAGTGAGTATTAACACtcatactctctctttctcactgtttaACAGCCTTCAATCAACACTGAGATAATGTTAGGTCTCCATtcctcctcagccctccctccaGAGCTGCTGTTGCCATGGAAACGGGTGGCGATCGTCGCAGCGCTCACTGGCTCCGCCCTGCTGgtagggaggacagagacagactctgagtcagagagagagagggataaagagagagtgatGAAGACAAAGGAGGAAAaatcagagagcagagagcaggagggagagctCAGCTCAAAAGAGGT contains:
- the LOC112247843 gene encoding meiotic recombination protein REC8 homolog, translated to MFFSPSVLNRHTGCFSTIWLAATKGIKIPQKDFLKVNVQRTCNDIMDYVLVRVPPPLPGLPRPRFSLYLSSQLQYGVIIVYHRQCGMLLEEIQHILDRLAKTRTAQKIDVDESDRHTLSLPDVLSLLEESEWAANPFFGEIHSGYTMPSPNTLIQLGGEFRREATPERPLLLSPGTPPQDGITASPDSITLIETEPVTIPSAEFEGAELTEVTHQNMGMIDLLMDQLDHFPEGEMEAERERGPEREEREREGESVGEGDLEREGESEQEVERAEAIERRRDVIGSLIGLPYTTLSSEDPTVLPGEETELPMEMPAALAEERTPVSVPLPPSTPSEPEERGMARERGRWRDSPTLQDVTPPVKQPRRRQLLFIDQETQISQEALQQQIDNTLIQTRPLVVINGPSKRTVSPVDLLGNPCTTLPPELLLPWKRVAIVAALTGSALLVGRTETDSESERERDKERVMKTKEEKSESREQEGELSSKEVPRELAESGLSQHDVSTRSPLSMEVSDRDMSRENSPLDTPESRGSPVPRSVSKLKDIPEEGEGPLEREAEDIPMADLSAELLDAVTEPLEDHEGVLFHSLLPPLAQRSSVTHSFWTLLEMVTARRLCVQQDEPYGDIIISPGPNYEEGNESV